In Aequorivita sp. H23M31, a single window of DNA contains:
- the cysS gene encoding cysteine--tRNA ligase, which produces MNNLHIYNSLTKTKEKFVPIHEGAVGMYVCGPTVYSNVHLGNCRTFLSFDLVFRYLKHLGYKVRYVRNITDAGHLENDGESGEDPILKKARIEQLEPMEVVQKYTVDFHTVLSKFNALPPSIEPTATGHIIEQIEIIEKIIAEGFAYENNGSVYFDVLKFNESHQYGKLSGRNIEDMIANTRELSAQTDKKNLQDFALWKKAEPQHIMRWPSPWSVGFPGWHLECTAMSTKYLGDNFDIHGGGMDLKFPHHECEIAQAEACNDISPVNYWMHANMLTLNGRKMSKSTGNFILPNEMFTGENDILKKPFSPTVTKFFMYQAHYRSILDFSSEALEASEKGFNRLMDAYRMLNGLETSEKSSLDIESWKKACYDAMDDDFNSPILIAHLFEGVKFINALKEGKETITKEDLENLKTTMHNFLFEVMGLQDLSSENSGDSEKLSAAVELLIELRNQARANKDFATSDRIRDRLSDKGIQLKDGKEGTTFKL; this is translated from the coding sequence ATGAACAACCTTCACATTTATAACTCGCTTACTAAAACCAAAGAAAAATTCGTCCCTATACACGAAGGCGCTGTGGGAATGTATGTATGCGGCCCTACGGTTTACAGTAATGTTCATTTAGGAAATTGCAGAACCTTTCTTTCGTTCGATCTTGTATTTAGATATTTAAAGCATCTGGGATATAAAGTGCGCTATGTTAGAAATATTACCGATGCGGGACATCTGGAGAATGATGGGGAAAGTGGGGAGGATCCTATTCTGAAAAAAGCGCGGATTGAGCAATTGGAGCCTATGGAGGTTGTTCAGAAATATACTGTCGATTTCCACACGGTTTTATCAAAATTCAATGCGCTACCGCCGAGTATTGAGCCAACCGCGACGGGCCATATTATCGAACAGATTGAGATAATAGAAAAAATAATTGCCGAAGGATTTGCCTACGAAAATAATGGTTCAGTTTATTTTGATGTTCTCAAGTTCAACGAATCTCACCAATATGGAAAACTGAGCGGTCGGAACATTGAGGATATGATCGCGAATACCCGTGAATTATCTGCTCAAACCGACAAAAAGAATCTGCAGGATTTTGCTCTTTGGAAAAAAGCGGAACCTCAGCATATAATGAGATGGCCTTCACCTTGGAGTGTCGGATTTCCAGGATGGCATTTGGAATGTACGGCCATGAGCACAAAATATCTGGGCGACAATTTTGACATTCACGGAGGCGGAATGGATCTAAAATTCCCACACCATGAATGTGAGATTGCCCAAGCGGAGGCATGTAATGATATTTCGCCGGTCAATTATTGGATGCATGCCAATATGCTTACATTAAACGGAAGAAAGATGTCCAAATCTACCGGCAACTTTATTCTTCCCAATGAAATGTTTACCGGAGAAAATGATATTCTAAAGAAGCCCTTTTCCCCTACAGTGACTAAGTTCTTTATGTATCAGGCACACTATCGGAGCATTTTGGATTTCAGCAGCGAAGCTTTGGAAGCTTCCGAAAAAGGATTCAACAGATTAATGGATGCCTACCGAATGTTGAACGGTTTGGAAACTTCAGAAAAATCTAGTCTTGATATAGAAAGTTGGAAAAAAGCGTGTTATGATGCGATGGATGACGATTTTAATAGTCCAATCCTTATCGCTCATCTTTTTGAAGGGGTTAAGTTCATTAACGCTCTTAAGGAGGGAAAGGAAACTATTACCAAGGAAGATCTGGAAAACCTGAAAACCACGATGCACAACTTTTTATTTGAGGTAATGGGATTACAGGATCTTTCTTCAGAAAATTCTGGTGATAGCGAAAAACTTTCAGCTGCGGTTGAGCTTCTTATTGAACTACGAAACCAGGCACGTGCAAACAAGGATTTTGCAACCAGCGATAGAATACGGGACCGACTTTCGGATAAGGGAATTCAATTGAAGGATGGGAAAGAGGGAACTACTTTCAAGTTATGA